The window GAAGCACCTTCCTGCTTCGACGCCGTTGACCGTCCTGGATACGAACCCCCAGAATGGCTACCTCCACGTTCGGACGGCCGAGGGCGATGAAGGTTGGGTTCTTGCAGGGAACGTCAATGCCGGAGCGGAAAGGCAGCCTGCTCACCACCCCACTCCCTTTGCGGCTCGGGCCGCCAAGGCGCGTTCGCGCAGCTCCGGACCTTGTGCCGCCTCGCTGAGCGATTGCACACCCGACGGCTGTGACTCTCCAGGCACCCCACACGCACTCCTCAACAACCGCAAGCGAACGGTACTCCCGGACGGTCCTGTGGTCACCCTCACCTTCGCTGACCTGCGGGCGCTGCAAGGTAGTACGGATCAGAAGGGCATTGCGCAGGGCGCCGACATAACCGATCGGGGCGTTCTCGTGGACCTCGACCTGGGTGGGGGCCGCAAGATCAGTGAAGGCACCCTCGTGCAGGTGGCCGGCTTCATCAGCCCAGAAAGAAACCTCGTCAAGGGGAGCGCTGAGTCCGTCAATTGCCGTCTCACCAGCGCCGACGAAACCGACGTGCACCTCCCCATTGTGGAGACGGCTGAAGGCACCGAGTTCGAGTCCCTGGTGGTAGAACCCATCCCTCAAGGCCGGCCCCCCAATTGGAACCTCACCCTTTGGAAAAACATCCAGACTGATGGGACCAAGCTCTTGGTCCGCGGACAGCTCATGTACGACAACATACACACCGTGAACGACGACCCGAGCCATACACAGGGCGGGCAACCCAAGAGGTTCACCCTCTGGGAAGTCCATCCCATCAGCGCGATCTTTGAGTGCGCCGTGCCTTCGAACGACTGCGACCCGGCGCGGGAAGCAGACTGGATCCAGGCGAAATGATCAACCTGGCCGGCCACGGGGAATGGGTTGGGTTCAATATCTGCCGGATCCGTGCGACCTTGCCCTACTCGCGTCGCTCGATGCCCTGCTGATACTCCCGGATCAAGTAGACCTGCGCGCCCAGTGCCCCCTTTCTACGATCAGGGAAGGGGCTGCGTTTAGCTAGGGGGTTAGTAGTGAGCTGGTTACGTGTTTCCTCATCGTTATGGTTCATGATCGTCAGCGGCGCCCTGTTGAGCCTCGTGGGTTTTGGCGCCCATTGGTTGCCGGCCTCGCCTCCGATTCAGCATTGGGAAGGATGGGAACTCGCTGCGATCTCATGGACGGGGCTGTTCGCGCTTTACTACCATTTCAATTCTCCGTTTGTTGGTGACTTCGGCTTCCATAGATGGATGACACTGTTGTGCCTTGTGGGCGTAGGCCTCTCAGCCGCACTAGCAGCAGTTTGTCTTGTGTTGTGGCATCTCCATCCCTCGCTGCACCAGCTTCTTGACGCGCATTTGTGGTTTGCCGGATTCATCTCGGCAATGCTGCTCCTCTCCGACGTGCTCTTTTATGGACGCCACGACGATCCAGTTGAAAAGGCAGCCTTTCTGCAGAGCGCCCTCTTTGCCGATCTCCCCGCAACGTTCGCTTTGGTTATCCTCATTGCGTTTAACACGTTCCATCATTTTCACCTTTGTGGCGAGAGCCTGGAGGCCTTCCTAGGGGGGGCCATCTCCTTACAATTTCTGGCAGCGAACGTCGTATTCGTTCTGATCCAAGGGGGCCTCGTGAGCAGGGCTCAGGCCGGATCGGCCGGCAGCTTCCTGACTCTGCTCAAGATTTCCACTGTTGCATGCATTCTTCTTGCGGTGGTGCCCTTTGGTTTCCTCGTCACGCACCGCCGTGACGAATGGATTGACTTTGAGTCCTGGCTCGGCCACGAGGGGGCTGCCCGGCGCCAGTTCGACCTAGACCAACAAGAAGGAAATATTCGCGGCTTGCTTTCTGGCGCTTGGAACTCCGGGACGAGCACGAGCAAAAGAGGGTTTGGCAGACCTGAAATCCAGACGGTGTTCTACATTCCAAATCAAGTGTGCGAATCCTCTCCTGGCCACCCCGGGAAGCTGGCCATCAAGCTCCAGAGAATCCGGGACCGTCCGGAGAGCCAACGGTTCGTATGCCTGTTTGTAACCGGGACACCCAGCTTCGCAGATGGAACAGCAGGTTCCGTTCTCTTGACGAGAGTGGCTTCGGGTGATCACGAATTTGCCATTGTGAGGCATGCTCGCTGGCTTGAACTACCCGATCTCGTAGAAGCCTTCGTGGTTACGAAGTATTGCGAGTCTGACTTGCCCTATACGGACTTTATTCAAATCCACACTCGCAAGTACCTAGGGACAGCGCCTGAAGACAGCGGAGAAGCCGAGGTGGACGTAGCTCTCGAGTCGGCAAAGGAGGTGAGCCGAGCGCATGTGTGGGAAATGCGACCGCGCGCTCAAGGTGCCGGGATCCCACTTGAGTTCCGAGAGGCTGGTGGAGTTGACGCTGGCATATCGCCGCTTGAGCCGCAATTTAGAGAGTGGATCCACTATGTCAACAGCTGCGTTAAGGGCGAGTCTGAACCGCGTCCAGGGCCGACGGCCGACGGACCCTCCTGGAAAGATGCGAAGCAATTGCTGACGGAAGCGGCCATCTTGCTGGCTGAGAGCGAGTATAAATATAAAAGGCACTGCGCCCTCACTTCGACGCGGAACGCTGTGGTATTCACCTACACGCTCAAGATCGAGCACGAACCGGGTGCAGCCCGGCCGACCACTGGGCCGTGAGCGTCACGCTTCCCCTCGACGTTGGGACACTCTGCTGTGGCCAGAAGGGCCGTCGCTCCTCGGCGGTCGCTGGCGCTGGCTTCGTCCGCCCTCTGTCTTTTAGTGCAGAAAGAGAGAGTGGCGGTAGCCTAGCGGGGCGAGTCGACATCACCCGCGCGATCGCCAGGCTCATAGGACAATAGCGCTTGACCCGCTACCAGGCGGGAAGCCTGGCGTGTTCACGAGGATGGAAAGGATGAGGCATCGGCCCCGCAGCGGCTGCCGCAGACCGAGAGGCTCATCTTAGCTGCCCTGTGGAACAGAGCCAGGTGGAATTCCTCTCTACAAGGCTGCCCCCCGAGTCGCGGACGAGAGATGTGAGCGGCCTGAGGCAGCAATGGGAGGGAGTCCGGGCGATGGGCTACGACAATAAGACGGCTGATCGAGTGCGGCGGATACTCTCCCGTCGGCGGGACGTCGTCGAGAAGAGGATGGTCGGAGGACTGTCCTTCATTGTGAGCGGCGGCATGTGTTGCGGCGTCACCAGCACAGCGCTAATGGTTCGCGTGGGACCTGAAGCGCGCGAGTGGGCGTTGGCTCAGCCGCACGTGCGGGCGATGAAATTCGCTGGGCGGCCCTTGGCTGGCTTCGTGTGCGTCGATCCTGCAGGCTTTCGGACCGAGACGGCACTCGCAAGATGGGTTCAGCGGGGCGTCGATTTCGTATCGGGACTCCCCGCGAAGAGAAGGGCCACGAGGAAGGCTCGACCCAGGACGCCGTTGTGAGGTGGTTGCCGAGGCACTAGAGGGTTGGCGGCCACTCTCGCCAACCCCCCTTGTGTCTGCCCGCTCGTCTGAAGCCCTTGCACGTTGGGCCGGCAGGACCGGGCGCTTGCTGATCACCTCCGGCAAGACTTACTGGACAAATGGCCGTTCGAGGTGTTCCGCCAACCCCTCGAGACAGCCGTGCCACCCCTCCCGGTGCCGATCGCGGACGCTTGGGTCAAGGATGCGTTGGTGCACGACAATGACCTCGGTCCCGTTGGCATGTGGCTCGAAGCGAACGTGAACCCGCTCTGGCGGTTGCGAAGCTGACTCCAGGCGCCACGTGTAGACGAGCTCGTGGGCTGGTTTGATGACCTCGAATTCCCCCACGATCCACACGATCCTCCCGTCGGGGTG of the Vicinamibacteria bacterium genome contains:
- a CDS encoding SRPBCC domain-containing protein, with the protein product MGNENSKNAPPLRPLSLEVRRVIRATADTVFEAWTQPAHLREWWGPRDVTCVDAQIDLRVGGRYRIGNQHPDGRIVWIVGEFEVIKPAHELVYTWRLESASQPPERVHVRFEPHANGTEVIVVHQRILDPSVRDRHREGWHGCLEGLAEHLERPFVQ